In Carassius carassius chromosome 27, fCarCar2.1, whole genome shotgun sequence, the sequence TATTTGCTGTCTTCTTTAAACATGGTCCACATGGCTTTTTATTCACCACAACCTCAATGAAGCTCAACCAGTttagtttttcttcatttttattcttttgtcAATGCAATTTTATCACTATTAATACTGTTGTACTGCAATTCACTTCTGAACTGATAACCTATGAGATCAAAGCTACATGAAAACAGGATTTGTACGGGAATCTTCAGGATTAAAACAAAGCGGTCTTCGAAGACACAACAGTGTTGAATTGTTTAGACAACAGCAACATCTTAGACATGTTATGTCTCACATCATCAAGTGAAGACTAATATTTTAGTCAAGTGAAGACTAATATTTTAGAGGATTTGTTTCATGTGTTACTCAAAGCAAAAAGTCTTAAGCTTAGGCTAAAAATTGGGGATCAGTGAATTGTTGTAATTAAGCTTTTTGAAGGCTGCATTGATAGTGTTACCCCATTTGTTTTTACTGGAACttcaatattattatttgatcaaaaatatagtattttttttttatattactcaaatttgaaatagatttatattttaaaatttaatttattcttgtgacagaaaagctgaatttttcagcaggagttattccagtcttcaggATCATGTGATGGACAAAAATCTTTATAATATATTGATTAGGTGcacaaaaaaaattcttttttaggactctttaatgaatagaacagAAATagaaggacaaaaaaaaatatttctttgaaacctaaatcttttgtaacattgtcttGTCCGTGTTTCTTTTGTTACTTGTTGTTTAAAGTTCTTCTCTTTGTATCTGTCAGTCCCAGGGTCCCATGCGAACAGAAGTCCATCTGTGAAAGCTACTCCACACACTCACCGTCGTGAAAGACGCTGCTCCTGTGAAAACCTGAAGGACAAAGAATGTGTGTACTTTTGCCACATAGGAATCGTATGGGTTGATACGCCCAGGTACATCAGACACATTGATTTGTGTATGTCTTTGAACAGCACTTTGGTAAAGAGTGTTGAGATCTATTGAGGACTGATGCTGGTAACCTGTGCACTCTGCAAGCACGTGTCTGGTTGTATTTAAGTGTGTGGTCTCATTAATGTGGCCCACGCATGGAGACCTGAGGACAGGCAGACTGCCTTTGGTGAAAAACAACCCAGAAACCAAAGATTGAGAGTCTGGCTCTTGGGAAGTGAAACAAGTGTGAAGTCTTTTATATTTGAAACAAACAGGAATCTACACACCCGGTCAAAATGCAAATTTAAAGAAGCACAAGGCTTTCGGTTCTGATCATGAATTTCTAAAGAGTTCTACATTGtgcataaaacatacatttatataggCTACATGTATTTGGTGCAGAACTTTATCTAGatgagttattttttattaaatttgattATTAAATCCATATAAAAAATTGAAAGGTTTGTTTAAATATCCACTGTTCTCTCTCAGTCAGGTCATTCCCTATGGTGTGGGTTCACTCCAAATGCGTCTGAGACGAGATGTGGAACGATGCCAGTGCACAGACAAGAGAGATAAAAATTGTGTGCAGTTTTGCTCTTACTCTGATCTCCAGCAAGAGTGAGTGTCATTATTAATTTCACTGTATTTGACACACAATGTGGCAGTTATATTGTATTTTACTGATACACTACTTGGTATTTTTGC encodes:
- the si:ch211-202p1.5 gene encoding endothelin-1, yielding MFSASLERRIMDFSFLFLISVVVFILGQQVPGSHANRSPSVKATPHTHRRERRCSCENLKDKECVYFCHIGIVWVDTPSQVIPYGVGSLQMRLRRDVERCQCTDKRDKNCVQFCSYSDLQQEDENASVRRYHSRNYKERYKSKFPQRLRNHKPMQTT